In one window of Paenibacillus sp. J23TS9 DNA:
- a CDS encoding PIN/TRAM domain-containing protein — MLRKIIMAFAGLCGAWLGYTMHQSAGWTFPKLGIDHSAWGGLMFAGLGAILFLLIGSISAQALTARVQSIIQLFAGMPMNDLAAGAAGLVGGLLLSLLIYPSLAWAGKAGEIAAVGLTLLCGYMGFRVGLDKKDELATLWTSGRWGKGDAYEDRKIEEHKILDTSVIIDGRIADICKTGFIEGTIVIPEFVLEELQHIADSSDLLKRNRGRRGLDILNKIQKELDVRVLIYEGDFEEISEVDSKLVKLAKVLQGKVVTNDFNLNKVCELQGVSVLNINDLANAVKPVVLPGEEIMVQVIKDGKEHGQGVAYLDDGTMIVVEGGRDYIGSMMEVLVTSVLQTSAGRMIFAKPKLLEKAQ; from the coding sequence ATGCTGAGAAAAATTATTATGGCATTTGCCGGGCTGTGCGGTGCATGGTTGGGCTATACCATGCATCAATCAGCCGGATGGACGTTCCCTAAATTAGGTATCGATCATTCCGCATGGGGCGGCCTGATGTTTGCAGGACTTGGCGCAATTTTATTTTTGTTGATAGGTTCCATATCTGCTCAGGCGTTAACTGCCCGTGTACAGTCCATAATCCAATTGTTTGCGGGTATGCCAATGAATGACTTGGCAGCCGGAGCTGCCGGTCTGGTAGGAGGCCTTCTGCTGTCTCTGCTGATCTATCCGAGCTTGGCTTGGGCAGGTAAAGCCGGAGAAATCGCAGCTGTGGGGCTGACTCTACTATGCGGCTACATGGGATTCCGGGTTGGTCTGGATAAAAAGGATGAGCTGGCGACGCTGTGGACATCCGGAAGATGGGGCAAAGGGGATGCCTATGAGGACCGGAAAATTGAAGAGCATAAAATTTTGGATACCAGCGTGATCATTGATGGCCGTATCGCCGACATCTGCAAGACAGGTTTTATCGAAGGTACGATCGTCATTCCAGAATTTGTGCTTGAAGAGCTGCAGCATATTGCAGATTCGTCGGATTTGCTCAAACGCAACCGCGGCCGCAGAGGACTTGATATTTTAAACAAAATTCAGAAAGAACTGGATGTCAGAGTGCTGATCTACGAGGGGGACTTCGAAGAGATTTCGGAGGTGGACAGCAAGCTGGTCAAGCTCGCGAAGGTACTTCAGGGCAAAGTCGTTACGAATGATTTTAACCTGAATAAGGTTTGTGAGCTGCAGGGAGTATCGGTACTTAACATTAATGATCTGGCCAATGCGGTCAAGCCGGTCGTCCTGCCAGGGGAAGAAATTATGGTGCAGGTGATCAAGGATGGCAAGGAACATGGGCAGGGAGTAGCCTATCTGGATGATGGAACCATGATTGTGGTCGAAGGCGGGCGTGACTATATCGGAAGTATGATGGAGGTCCTGGTGACGAGTGTGCTCCAGACTTCCGCGGGACGGATGATTTTTGCCAAACCGAAACTGTTGGAAAAAGCCCAGTAA
- the ispF gene encoding 2-C-methyl-D-erythritol 2,4-cyclodiphosphate synthase, translating to MIRVGQGFDVHELVEGRPCIIGGVTIPYEKGLLGHSDADVLLHAVTDAILGALGLGDIGKHFPDTDPEFKDADSLKLLLYIWDMAKERGYRLGNIDSTIIAQKPKMAPYIPQMAEVIAKALDADLDQVNVKATTTEQLGFTGRGEGIAAQSVVCLVKDVLSS from the coding sequence ATGATACGTGTAGGACAAGGGTTTGACGTGCATGAGCTTGTAGAGGGCAGGCCATGTATTATTGGGGGAGTTACGATTCCTTATGAAAAGGGACTGCTTGGGCATTCGGATGCCGACGTGCTTTTGCATGCGGTGACAGATGCGATTCTGGGTGCGCTTGGACTCGGGGATATCGGTAAGCATTTTCCCGATACCGATCCAGAATTTAAAGATGCGGATAGCCTGAAGCTGCTGCTGTATATTTGGGATATGGCGAAGGAGCGGGGTTACCGTCTCGGGAATATTGATTCTACGATTATCGCTCAGAAACCAAAGATGGCTCCATATATTCCACAGATGGCCGAAGTCATCGCCAAGGCACTTGATGCAGATCTGGATCAGGTGAACGTAAAGGCAACAACGACGGAGCAGCTTGGATTCACCGGACGGGGAGAAGGCATTGCGGCGCAGTCTGTTGTCTGTCTCGTTAAAGATGTGCTATCATCTTGA
- the ispD gene encoding 2-C-methyl-D-erythritol 4-phosphate cytidylyltransferase, translating to MDTENRVGVVVVSAGRGTRMGTRESKQYLLLKDKPIIMHTLDVFERMPLVQEIVLVTGAEDIDRCTGWIKEYGLSKVVKVISGGSERQQSVYKGLLEIGTEWVMVHDGVRPFIEPEHVEACCRKAQLSGAAVLAVKVKDTIKQVSESGMIEATPDRRSLWAIHTPQAFRLSALKKAHEQAEADGFIGTDDSMLVERMGIPVAVVESSYTNIKITTPEDLEYAEFMLKRRGERNP from the coding sequence TTGGACACAGAAAATCGTGTGGGCGTGGTCGTGGTTTCCGCGGGCAGAGGCACAAGAATGGGAACCCGCGAAAGCAAGCAGTATCTGCTGCTGAAGGACAAGCCCATTATTATGCATACATTGGACGTCTTCGAACGGATGCCGCTGGTTCAAGAAATCGTTCTGGTGACCGGGGCAGAAGATATAGATCGATGCACCGGATGGATCAAGGAGTACGGACTCAGCAAAGTGGTTAAAGTGATATCGGGCGGAAGCGAAAGACAGCAGTCCGTATATAAAGGCTTGTTGGAGATCGGTACGGAATGGGTAATGGTACATGACGGTGTACGCCCGTTCATTGAACCTGAACATGTTGAGGCATGCTGCCGGAAAGCACAGCTTTCCGGAGCTGCGGTGCTCGCGGTGAAGGTGAAGGATACGATTAAGCAGGTGAGTGAGTCGGGAATGATCGAAGCAACACCCGACCGCCGGAGTCTGTGGGCGATTCATACCCCACAGGCTTTTCGTCTTTCAGCATTGAAGAAGGCGCATGAGCAGGCTGAGGCTGACGGCTTCATTGGAACGGATGATTCCATGCTCGTGGAAAGAATGGGCATTCCGGTAGCTGTCGTGGAGAGCAGCTATACGAATATAAAAATCACGACGCCGGAAGATTTGGAATATGCCGAATTCATGTTAAAACGCAGGGGAGAGAGAAATCCATGA